The Ruminococcaceae bacterium BL-4 region CTAAACCAGCCTCACCAAATCCGCTGATTCCTTCGTCTGTGTTGACCTTGATGGTAATAAAACCGCCAAGAGCGCCGTCACCAAGGTAACATTCTACACTTGTAATTTTCATGAATAGTTACTCCTTTCTTTTACTATGGTTATTTATTGAAAAACTTTTTAAGGGACTGCTTATTTTGTGGTAGGCGTAGGTGCGTCTTCTTCACCCGGATCTTTATCCCACACGGAAGTATGAATTTCGATATTGCCGCGTTTGGCGCGCCAGATTCCGATAGCAGCTGTAACCAAAAGCGCTGCTACATTCGCAATCGCTAAGGCAGGGGTCATGGACAGGCAGGACTTCCAAAATACCACAATTGCTCCGACCAAAGACAAAACGCAGATGGTGTAATAGAAGCCGTTGGATACATGAAGGCGACATTTACCCCATGCTTCAGGATATTTTTTGGGCAGTCTGATTATCGCTACAAAGTTTAGGAAGGCGAAAAAAGAGGTAAAGATCTGCACCATATTGGTGATGACAGTAATAGACAGATTAAAAATGATAGGAATAATGCCCAAAACATACATAAAAGCCAAAATGAAAACGCGAGACCCCTTAGCATTCTTTTTCCCAAAAGAGGCAGGAAGCCAACCGTCATCGCAGGACTGGCCGATCGTAATAGCATTATAAGCAAAGCTGGAATTCAAGGTGGACAGCAACGCCATAATGGGGCCGCCGATAATAAAGAAGTAAAACAGCCAGGTTGGGAAAATACGCTGTGCTGCAAAGACCAAAGTGGTTGAATTTCCATATTCACTTACATTCATAACGCCAACGCCAGCCATAGCCACGCCCACATAAAGGAAAATTAAAGTGGGGACAGTCATCAGCATGGCGGCGGGAATATCCCGTTTGGCGTTTTTAGCATCACGGCCATAAGCAATCGTCATATAATATCCCTGACAGGAATACACAAACAACAGAATCGCGCCGGTGAATCCGCCGGATATCTGACCTTTGTCAAAGGTAATCCCCCAGCCGTTAATCAAAAAATTGGGATCGGAAAAGTTAAAGATTGGCAGCTTCATTTTGAAAATACCCACAATTGCAAAAAGAAGTAGGGCAGCAATGAGCAGCCATGTCATTAACTTTTGAGCATGTGCCATTATATCCACACCTAATAGGTTCACAATAAAGAAAATGGTTAGCAAAACAACGCCTACAATGATACGGGCAGTTGTGCCGCCCAAAGAGGGGATAACGTCACCCAGATATGCAGCTGCAGCGGTGCCGAACAAAGATAATGACAGGCACTGCGTTAAATAAGAAAATGCAAAAATTCCGGAAGTAGTTGGCCCGGCTAGTTCGCATAACATAGAATAGTTGCCGCCGCCCAGGCGGAGAGCCGACGAGACAAAGACATAGGGTAAAACCATAATAAAGCCCATAACAATAGCTATTAAGTAGGCAAGCCAAGCAGAATAACCAGTCATTTTAATTGCTGGGACAATAAGAGTGATGACACCTGCACCAATAACCTGCCCAACGGCTAATGCATAGAGTTCTGTTCTTCCGAGAGTTCCGGGCTTTGGTGCTGGCTCTTTAATTACTTTAATTGCCATAGTAAAGATCTCCTCGCTTTCTCTCTAATTTAAACGGTATCCTTATGGTTGCTGCTGGGAAAAATCATCAAGATTTGGCAGGCCAAAAATGGCACACTTCTCATTAAGGGCTAATATTTATACTTCTCTTCACTCCTCCTCTTCAAATTAGAATAACCGACTAAAACTGACTAAAAAATCATTCTACTACTTTGTAAAGAATTGCTTTGTCAATTGCCTCTTGCAAAAACTCGTTACCGATACCAGGCAGATCAGGGACTGTAAAATACCCGTTTTCAGGCTGAAGATTGTACTTTGTTAAGCCTAGGCAAGTGTCCATCCGGTTGCAGGTGTGATGCTCATGAATAACAAAATTAGGAATGGTACACTCCAGATGCAGCGCCGCATTGGTAGCCAAAGGACTACCTGCCACATGGATCTGAACACCTACATCAAAAGCATGGGCCATGTCACAAATCTTCTTTACTTCACTGATGCCGCCACAGTTTCCAATATCTGGTTGAGCCAACTGCAGAAGATTACGTTTAAAGTAATCTGCATACTGCCAGCGTGAAAAAAGGCGTTCGCCATTGGCAATCGGCACACTGATATATTTGGAAATGTACTCAACTGTTTGAGTAGTAGGCGTATTTGGTTCTTCAAATGCTAAGATGTTATACTTTTCGGCCAGTCTGCCCAACTGTACTGCGCCCAAAGCATCTGGATAGGAATGATTTTCCATAATGATGTCCACTCCGTCACCGGCAGCTTCTCGTGCAGCCTTCATTCGGGCTTCTACCATCTTGAGCTGAGCGGGCGTGAGGAATCCGGTGGTATCTAAAAAGTTTAAAGGCTTCCCCTCTTCATCTCGGTCAAAGAAGTCGATTTTCACTGCATCAAATCCTTCAGCAACGGCCAGCTTCACATTATGAGCATAATCCTCCGGTTTGACGGCCC contains the following coding sequences:
- a CDS encoding Amino acid transporter, which codes for MAIKVIKEPAPKPGTLGRTELYALAVGQVIGAGVITLIVPAIKMTGYSAWLAYLIAIVMGFIMVLPYVFVSSALRLGGGNYSMLCELAGPTTSGIFAFSYLTQCLSLSLFGTAAAAYLGDVIPSLGGTTARIIVGVVLLTIFFIVNLLGVDIMAHAQKLMTWLLIAALLLFAIVGIFKMKLPIFNFSDPNFLINGWGITFDKGQISGGFTGAILLFVYSCQGYYMTIAYGRDAKNAKRDIPAAMLMTVPTLIFLYVGVAMAGVGVMNVSEYGNSTTLVFAAQRIFPTWLFYFFIIGGPIMALLSTLNSSFAYNAITIGQSCDDGWLPASFGKKNAKGSRVFILAFMYVLGIIPIIFNLSITVITNMVQIFTSFFAFLNFVAIIRLPKKYPEAWGKCRLHVSNGFYYTICVLSLVGAIVVFWKSCLSMTPALAIANVAALLVTAAIGIWRAKRGNIEIHTSVWDKDPGEEDAPTPTTK
- a CDS encoding Mandelate racemase/muconate lactonizing enzyme, N-terminal domain protein, whose protein sequence is MKITKVEVFRLPTANSKMNSPIGCRIHTDAGICGDGEAGMAYGVGGSAAFGMVCDLAGLVIGMDPLRTELIWESLYKKSFWGQNGGPVVFSGIAAIDVALWDIKGKYFNVPVYQLLGGKVRDKLRTYASQLQFGWGQVGVSEHLWAVKPEDYAHNVKLAVAEGFDAVKIDFFDRDEEGKPLNFLDTTGFLTPAQLKMVEARMKAAREAAGDGVDIIMENHSYPDALGAVQLGRLAEKYNILAFEEPNTPTTQTVEYISKYISVPIANGERLFSRWQYADYFKRNLLQLAQPDIGNCGGISEVKKICDMAHAFDVGVQIHVAGSPLATNAALHLECTIPNFVIHEHHTCNRMDTCLGLTKYNLQPENGYFTVPDLPGIGNEFLQEAIDKAILYKVVE